One stretch of Anolis sagrei isolate rAnoSag1 chromosome 11, rAnoSag1.mat, whole genome shotgun sequence DNA includes these proteins:
- the RNF208 gene encoding RING finger protein 208, producing the protein MQEGVLGEPGRPPESHVKSLLMSCLKGQQVMLKMEAMKIIHPEKFPPERQGVGVGPASSRCFAPAPRREPPLSAKRAWPSEPEIIVNQACGGDLPALDPPGPLGLPRTPPLPRRGERICFHRPPPPLPLPPAPSSCSPSSDEVIANQYALQPPPSLPPPPPASPCEPLECPTCGHRYNFTHKRPRILSCLHSVCEECLQILYESCPKYKFISCPTCKRETVLFTDYGLAALAVNTSILNRLPAEALAGPGNPVQWSSEADRSCYQTFRQYCGAACTCHVRNPLSSCTIM; encoded by the coding sequence ATGCAGGAGGGGGTCCTGGGGGAGCCCGGCCGACCCCCCGAGAGCCATGTCAAGAGCCTGCTCATGTCCTGCCTGAAGGGGCAGCAGGTCATGCTCAAGATGGAGGCCATGAAGATCATCCACCCGGAGAAGTTCCCTCCGGAGCGCCAGGGCGTCGGAGTGGGACCCGCTTCCTCGCGCTGTTTTGCCCCGGCACCCCGCCGCGAGCCTCCCCTGTCCGCCAAGCGAGCCTGGCCCTCCGAGCCAGAGATCATCGTCAACCAGGCCTGCGGGGGGGATCTCCCGGCGCTGGACCCCCCCGGCCCTCTGGGGCTCCCCCGGACGCCCCCCCTGCCCCGGCGCGGAGAGCGCATCTGCTTCCACCGGCCCCCGCCACCCTTGCCGCTGCCGCCAGCCCCCTCCTCCTGCTCCCCGTCTTCAGATGAGGTGATCGCCAACCAGTACGCTCTGCAGCCCCCTCCGTCGCTGCCCCCACCACCGCCGGCATCGCCCTGCGAGCCCCTGGAGTGTCCCACCTGCGGCCACCGCTACAACTTCACCCACAAGCGGCCGCGCATCCTCTCCTGCCTGCACTCGGTCTGCGAGGAGTGCCTGCAGATCCTCTACGAGTCCTGCCCCAAGTACAAGTTCATCTCCTGCCCCACCTGCAAGCGCGAGACCGTCCTCTTCACCGACTACGGCCTGGCCGCCCTGGCCGTCAACACCAGCATCCTCAACCGCCTGCCCGCCGAGGCCCTGGCTGGCCCCGGGAACCCCGTCCAGTGGAGCAGCGAGGCCGACCGCAGCTGCTACCAGACCTTCCGCCAGTACTGCGGTGCCGCCTGCACCTGCCACGTCCGCAACCCGCTCTCCTCCTGCACCATCATGTGA